A section of the Petrimonas sulfuriphila genome encodes:
- a CDS encoding oligopeptide transporter, OPT family, with product MQSNKDDKQPVSLPENAYSELKEGEEYKPVLPADRAIKEITPWSVGMGLLMAIIFSAAAAYSGLKIGQVFEAAIPISIIAVGASAALRKKNALGQNVIIQSIGASSGVIVAGAVFTIPGLYILQAKYPEIQVDFWQIFFSSLFGGFLGILFLIPFRKYFVKEMHGKLPFPEATATTEILMTGEKGGNQAKLLVTSGLIGGLFDFCFSALRLWSEEISTRIIPAGALLAEKFKMVLKFNVSALIFSFGYLVGLRYALIITVGSLLSWLVLIPLVNEIGALAAANGGMNPFAAMSAEEIFAVYVRPIGIGAIAMAGIIGIIKSSGVIGNAFKLAMGSKKGKIHDRELRGERTQRDLKMSFVMLFLFLTLVAVFIFLLAGVKVTLVQAIVALITITVISFLFTTVAANAIAIVGTNPVSGMTLMTLILSSVILVAVGLKGWQGMVSGLIIGGIVCTALSMAGGFVTDLKIGYWIGTTPAKQESFKFLGTLVSAATVGAVIFILNEAYGFVATETHTNPMVAPQANAMAAIIEPLMSGSGVSWMLLGIGAVISILINWLNISPLAFALGMFIPLPLNTPLVVGGLLNHWISKRSKDPVLNNARHQRAILIASGFIAGAALFGVIGALVIFVTGNGNALNLRIWEDPHGTGAQVTALIAFTALITYFVWEAMRAKK from the coding sequence ATGCAATCAAATAAAGATGACAAACAGCCGGTTAGCTTGCCTGAAAACGCTTACTCAGAGCTTAAGGAAGGTGAGGAGTACAAACCGGTATTACCTGCGGACAGGGCAATCAAAGAAATCACACCCTGGTCTGTAGGAATGGGATTACTGATGGCCATAATCTTTTCAGCAGCGGCAGCCTATTCCGGATTGAAAATCGGACAGGTTTTTGAAGCAGCCATTCCTATTTCCATTATAGCCGTAGGCGCGTCGGCAGCTTTGCGAAAAAAGAACGCACTGGGGCAAAACGTAATTATCCAATCCATCGGAGCTTCATCGGGAGTGATCGTTGCCGGGGCTGTTTTTACCATTCCAGGACTCTACATTCTGCAGGCCAAGTATCCTGAGATTCAGGTGGACTTCTGGCAGATTTTCTTTTCATCGCTCTTCGGTGGATTTTTGGGAATACTGTTTCTTATCCCTTTCAGAAAATACTTTGTAAAAGAGATGCACGGCAAGTTGCCGTTTCCTGAAGCTACGGCGACAACCGAAATTCTGATGACAGGCGAAAAAGGAGGCAATCAAGCCAAACTACTGGTAACAAGTGGTTTGATCGGAGGACTGTTCGACTTCTGCTTTTCGGCCTTGCGCTTGTGGAGCGAAGAGATATCCACACGCATCATTCCTGCCGGGGCCCTGCTGGCTGAAAAGTTCAAAATGGTACTGAAGTTCAACGTCAGCGCACTTATTTTCAGTTTCGGCTATCTTGTAGGATTACGTTACGCCCTTATCATTACGGTTGGGTCTTTGCTTTCTTGGCTTGTACTCATACCCCTGGTAAACGAGATAGGAGCCTTGGCGGCAGCAAACGGAGGAATGAACCCATTCGCGGCAATGTCTGCAGAAGAAATTTTTGCCGTCTACGTACGTCCGATAGGTATTGGCGCCATTGCCATGGCGGGGATTATCGGAATTATCAAATCGTCGGGAGTTATCGGAAACGCTTTTAAACTGGCCATGGGAAGTAAAAAAGGAAAAATCCACGACAGGGAACTCAGGGGAGAACGCACGCAACGCGATCTGAAGATGTCGTTTGTCATGTTGTTCCTGTTTTTGACACTTGTTGCTGTTTTTATATTCCTGCTCGCCGGCGTTAAGGTCACTCTTGTTCAGGCTATTGTAGCGCTGATCACCATAACCGTCATCTCGTTCCTGTTCACTACGGTTGCTGCCAACGCAATCGCCATTGTAGGGACCAATCCCGTTTCGGGAATGACCCTGATGACCCTGATCCTTTCATCGGTAATCCTTGTTGCCGTAGGGTTGAAAGGATGGCAGGGAATGGTCAGCGGGCTAATTATCGGAGGTATTGTCTGTACCGCACTTTCAATGGCAGGCGGTTTCGTGACCGACCTGAAAATCGGGTACTGGATTGGGACAACTCCTGCCAAACAGGAATCGTTTAAGTTCCTGGGAACGCTGGTTTCCGCCGCTACCGTCGGAGCCGTAATATTTATTCTGAACGAGGCGTACGGATTTGTCGCAACTGAAACGCACACCAACCCGATGGTGGCACCGCAGGCCAACGCTATGGCCGCCATTATCGAACCCTTGATGTCCGGTTCGGGTGTCAGCTGGATGTTGCTGGGAATCGGCGCGGTCATCTCTATTCTCATCAACTGGCTGAACATATCCCCGTTGGCGTTTGCGCTCGGGATGTTTATCCCGCTACCGTTAAACACACCGCTTGTAGTGGGGGGATTACTCAACCACTGGATCAGCAAACGTTCAAAAGATCCGGTGCTCAACAATGCCCGCCATCAACGTGCGATACTTATTGCATCGGGTTTTATAGCGGGCGCTGCACTGTTCGGCGTTATCGGCGCACTGGTCATTTTTGTTACAGGCAATGGGAATGCACTCAACTTGCGTATTTGGGAAGACCCGCACGGCACAGGAGCTCAGGTTACTGCTTTGATCGCTTTCACCGCGCTGATCACTTATTTTGTCTGGGAAGCCATGAGGGCGAAGAAATGA
- a CDS encoding aconitate hydratase, translated as MIFDIDMIREVYGQLPEKITQAKQKLGRPLTLTEKILFAHLSPGVTLEKFRRAEDYVNFAPDRVAMQDATAQMALLQLMNSGRKNVAVPSTVHCDHLIQAYKNAETDLHTAKVTNEEVFNFLRDVSNKYGIGFWKPGAGIIHQVVLENYAFPGGMMVGTDSHTPNAGGLGMIAIGVGGADAVDVMAGLPWELKMPKLIGVKLTGRLSGWASPKDVILKLAGILTVKGGTNAIIEYFGEGTSTLSATGKGTICNMGAEVGATTSIFPFDEKSAAYLEGTGRKEVADEARKITPYLQADPETANNPGSYYDQVIEINLSELEPHINGPFTPDAAFPISEFAQEVKEKGYPRKMEVGLIGSCTNSSYEDLTRAAHIVRKAKEEGLSVNARFIINPGSEQVRYTAERDGILQEFEDAGAVIMANACGPCIGQWKRTDEKSERSNSIVTSFNRNFAKRNDGNPNTHAFVTSPELVAALTIAGDLTFNPLTDTLTNSKGEQVKLAEPVGFEMPPRGFAVEDAGYLPPSEDGSKIEVSINPQSNRLQKLEPFEPWNGKDYEELPLLIKVKGKCTTDHISMAGPWLRFRGHLDNISDNMLIGAVNAFNDETNKTLDPVTLQYTEVPALARKFKAEGLGSVVVAEENYGEGSSREHAAMEPRHLNVKVILVKSFARIHETNLKKQGMLALTFVDKEDYNKVQEKDRISIVGLTGFTPGRNLKVVLHHADGSTDEFEAAHTYNEQQIGWFKAGSALNGMM; from the coding sequence ATGATTTTTGATATCGACATGATCCGTGAGGTATACGGTCAGCTTCCCGAAAAAATAACGCAGGCAAAACAGAAATTAGGCCGTCCGTTAACGTTAACAGAAAAAATTTTATTTGCGCACCTTTCGCCTGGAGTAACGCTGGAAAAATTCAGGCGCGCCGAAGATTACGTTAATTTCGCTCCCGACAGGGTAGCCATGCAGGATGCAACTGCGCAAATGGCATTATTGCAATTGATGAACTCGGGCCGGAAAAACGTTGCTGTACCGTCAACAGTACACTGCGATCACTTGATTCAGGCATATAAAAATGCGGAAACCGACTTACATACAGCAAAGGTTACCAATGAGGAGGTGTTTAACTTCCTGCGCGATGTTTCCAACAAGTATGGAATCGGTTTTTGGAAGCCGGGAGCAGGAATTATTCACCAGGTTGTGCTTGAAAATTATGCTTTCCCGGGAGGGATGATGGTGGGTACCGATTCGCATACGCCCAACGCAGGTGGCTTGGGAATGATTGCTATAGGTGTTGGAGGAGCTGATGCCGTGGATGTTATGGCCGGATTGCCGTGGGAGTTGAAAATGCCGAAACTTATCGGCGTGAAGCTGACCGGGAGATTGTCGGGCTGGGCATCGCCGAAAGACGTGATCCTCAAGCTTGCCGGTATCCTGACCGTAAAAGGAGGTACAAACGCCATCATCGAGTATTTCGGTGAAGGGACTTCAACACTTTCTGCGACCGGAAAAGGTACTATTTGTAATATGGGGGCCGAAGTAGGAGCAACTACTTCCATTTTTCCGTTTGATGAAAAATCGGCTGCCTATCTCGAAGGGACAGGCAGGAAGGAAGTGGCCGATGAAGCCCGGAAAATTACCCCTTACCTGCAGGCCGATCCAGAAACAGCCAACAACCCGGGAAGCTATTACGACCAAGTCATCGAAATCAACCTGTCTGAATTGGAACCGCACATCAACGGCCCTTTCACCCCTGATGCTGCTTTCCCCATTTCTGAGTTTGCCCAAGAAGTGAAAGAAAAAGGCTATCCCCGGAAAATGGAAGTGGGATTAATCGGCTCCTGTACCAATTCGTCGTACGAAGACCTTACGCGGGCTGCGCATATCGTAAGAAAAGCCAAAGAAGAAGGGTTAAGTGTAAACGCCAGATTCATTATCAACCCCGGATCGGAACAGGTCCGGTATACCGCGGAACGTGATGGGATTTTACAGGAATTCGAAGATGCAGGAGCGGTAATTATGGCGAATGCCTGTGGCCCGTGCATCGGACAATGGAAGCGTACCGACGAGAAATCGGAGCGCTCAAACTCAATCGTTACTTCATTCAACCGGAATTTCGCCAAACGGAACGATGGAAATCCCAATACCCATGCTTTTGTAACTTCGCCAGAACTGGTGGCGGCGCTCACCATTGCCGGAGATTTAACATTTAATCCGCTTACGGACACGCTTACCAACTCCAAGGGTGAGCAAGTGAAACTGGCCGAACCCGTTGGGTTTGAGATGCCCCCGAGAGGCTTTGCGGTGGAAGATGCCGGCTACCTGCCTCCATCGGAAGACGGCAGTAAAATAGAGGTAAGCATTAATCCGCAGTCGAACCGTTTACAGAAACTGGAGCCTTTTGAGCCATGGAATGGCAAGGATTACGAAGAGCTTCCGCTTTTGATAAAGGTAAAAGGAAAATGTACAACTGACCATATTTCGATGGCCGGCCCCTGGCTTCGCTTCCGCGGACATTTGGACAATATTTCCGACAATATGCTTATTGGTGCCGTAAATGCATTCAATGACGAGACCAATAAAACTCTTGATCCTGTAACGTTACAATACACGGAGGTTCCTGCGTTGGCCCGGAAATTCAAGGCAGAAGGACTGGGGTCTGTCGTGGTTGCCGAGGAAAACTACGGTGAAGGCAGCAGTCGCGAACATGCGGCTATGGAACCCCGTCACTTGAACGTGAAAGTGATTCTGGTAAAGTCGTTTGCCCGTATCCATGAAACAAATCTCAAAAAACAAGGAATGCTTGCGCTTACGTTTGTTGATAAGGAGGATTACAACAAAGTGCAGGAAAAGGACAGAATCAGCATCGTAGGTTTAACCGGTTTTACCCCGGGAAGAAACCTGAAAGTTGTTCTTCATCACGCTGATGGCTCTACGGATGAGTTTGAAGCTGCCCACACCTACAATGAACAACAGATTGGCTGGTTCAAGGCCGGCAGTGCATTGAACGGGATGATGTAA
- a CDS encoding NADP-dependent isocitrate dehydrogenase — protein MTKIKVQNPIVEIDGDEMTRIIWSFIKQQLILPYLDVDIKYYDLSIQNRDATHDQVTVEAAEAIKKYNVGVKCATITPDEVRVKEFGLKHMWKSPNGTIRNIVGGTVFREPIVCSNIPRYVPGWTQPIIIGRHAFGDQYRATDKIVKGKGKLKLTFTAENGDVQEWEVYNFEGDGVAMAMFNTDESIYGFARSSFQMALTKKYPLYMSTKNTILKAYDGRFKDIFQEVYENEFRELFQEAGITYEHRLIDDMVASAMKWNGGFVWACKNYDGDVQSDTVAQGFGSLGMMSSVLVTPDGRTVEAEAAHGTVTRHYRQHQQGKETSTNPIASIFAWTRGLEHRGKLDGNQELIDFCQKLEQVCVETVENGEMTKDLAVLVYGDDVKGKYLNTQDFLAALKRNLDKKLN, from the coding sequence ATGACGAAGATAAAAGTACAAAATCCTATTGTGGAAATCGATGGCGATGAGATGACTCGGATTATCTGGTCGTTTATCAAGCAGCAGTTGATATTGCCGTACCTCGATGTAGATATAAAATATTACGATTTGAGTATTCAGAACCGGGATGCTACCCATGACCAGGTTACAGTTGAGGCTGCAGAAGCTATCAAAAAATATAACGTGGGCGTCAAGTGTGCTACCATCACGCCCGATGAAGTGCGGGTTAAAGAGTTTGGATTAAAGCATATGTGGAAGTCTCCCAACGGAACTATCCGGAACATCGTTGGAGGGACGGTTTTCCGTGAACCCATTGTTTGTTCCAATATCCCGCGGTACGTTCCGGGCTGGACGCAACCGATCATTATCGGGCGTCATGCGTTTGGTGACCAGTATCGTGCCACGGATAAGATTGTCAAAGGGAAAGGTAAGCTGAAACTTACTTTTACCGCTGAAAATGGTGACGTGCAAGAATGGGAGGTTTACAACTTCGAAGGAGACGGAGTGGCCATGGCCATGTTCAATACCGATGAATCGATTTATGGATTTGCCCGTTCGTCATTTCAAATGGCGCTCACGAAAAAGTATCCGCTATATATGTCCACTAAAAATACTATTCTGAAGGCATACGATGGTCGCTTCAAGGATATTTTCCAGGAAGTGTATGAGAATGAGTTCAGGGAGTTGTTTCAGGAAGCCGGGATTACCTATGAGCATCGGCTGATCGATGACATGGTGGCATCAGCGATGAAATGGAACGGTGGTTTTGTGTGGGCCTGTAAGAATTACGACGGCGATGTACAGTCGGATACCGTAGCACAGGGTTTCGGATCGCTGGGAATGATGTCTTCGGTTTTGGTAACACCCGACGGACGTACAGTGGAAGCTGAAGCTGCACACGGAACGGTAACACGCCATTATCGTCAGCATCAGCAAGGCAAGGAAACCAGCACCAATCCGATCGCATCAATCTTTGCGTGGACTCGCGGTTTGGAACACAGAGGAAAGCTTGATGGCAACCAAGAACTTATTGATTTCTGTCAAAAGCTGGAACAGGTGTGTGTGGAAACCGTTGAGAACGGAGAAATGACCAAAGACCTGGCAGTACTGGTATATGGCGATGATGTGAAAGGAAAATACCTGAATACGCAGGATTTCCTGGCTGCGCTAAAGCGCAATCTGGATAAAAAATTAAATTGA
- a CDS encoding citrate synthase: MDNKQLIKVLSDSIAVTSNIDKDLFTKMGVKRGLRNEDHSGVLAGLTRVGDVVGYERQEDGTLKPIPGKLFYRGIDVEDLVHGLQADNRLGFEETAYLLLSGKLPNKENLQAFSSLLAQTMPLNHTATMNILSLQGKNIMNILARSVLELYTYDQDPDDISPDNLIHQSINLIAKFPTIIALAYQVLRHDQQGRSLHVRHPYENYSVAENFLYMMKGPGKYTELDVKILDLALILHADHGGGNNSTFSVRVTSSTETDTYSAVAAGIGSLKGPLHGGANVKVNGMLADMKKNIKDWKDVGEIDAYLTQVLNKEAYDKTGLIYGIGHAVYTISDPRAGLLKEMARELAKEKGRENEFAFMELIEERGVEVFLNYKKQGAKQRTCINVDYYSGFVYDAIGLPEEVFTPIFAMARIVGWTAHRIEELNFSSKRIIRPAYKNVRPLQDFIPMKDRT, translated from the coding sequence ATGGATAACAAGCAATTGATTAAGGTGTTATCAGACTCGATAGCAGTAACAAGCAATATCGATAAGGATCTTTTTACCAAAATGGGTGTGAAGCGCGGACTTCGTAACGAAGATCATTCCGGTGTGCTTGCCGGGCTTACCCGGGTGGGCGATGTAGTTGGTTATGAGCGCCAGGAAGATGGAACCCTGAAGCCTATCCCAGGCAAATTGTTTTATCGGGGTATTGATGTTGAAGACCTGGTACACGGCCTTCAGGCAGACAATCGTCTTGGATTTGAAGAAACGGCTTACCTGCTTTTATCGGGAAAATTGCCGAACAAAGAGAACCTCCAGGCTTTTTCAAGCCTTCTAGCACAGACTATGCCTCTTAATCACACAGCAACGATGAATATTTTGTCGTTGCAAGGGAAGAACATCATGAATATCCTTGCCCGGAGTGTACTGGAGCTTTATACATATGACCAGGATCCCGATGATATTTCTCCCGACAACTTGATTCATCAATCAATCAATCTGATAGCAAAATTTCCGACCATTATTGCTCTGGCTTATCAAGTACTGCGTCATGATCAACAGGGACGTTCCTTACACGTTCGCCATCCCTATGAAAATTATTCGGTGGCCGAAAACTTTCTTTATATGATGAAAGGTCCCGGAAAATATACCGAACTGGATGTGAAAATTCTTGATCTCGCGCTTATCCTGCACGCCGATCACGGTGGGGGTAACAACTCTACTTTTTCGGTGCGTGTGACCAGTTCTACGGAAACCGACACTTATTCAGCAGTTGCTGCCGGTATTGGATCACTGAAAGGTCCGCTTCACGGTGGGGCAAACGTGAAAGTAAACGGTATGCTCGCAGATATGAAAAAAAATATCAAAGACTGGAAAGATGTTGGCGAAATAGATGCTTACCTTACCCAAGTACTGAATAAAGAAGCATATGACAAGACAGGGCTTATTTACGGTATAGGACACGCTGTTTATACTATCAGTGACCCGCGTGCGGGGTTGCTTAAGGAGATGGCACGTGAGCTGGCAAAAGAAAAGGGACGTGAGAACGAATTCGCATTTATGGAGTTGATCGAAGAACGCGGCGTGGAAGTGTTCCTTAATTACAAAAAACAAGGAGCTAAACAACGTACGTGTATCAACGTAGATTATTATTCCGGTTTTGTCTATGACGCTATCGGTCTTCCCGAAGAAGTATTTACACCAATTTTCGCCATGGCGCGTATTGTGGGCTGGACAGCGCATCGTATTGAAGAACTGAATTTCTCCAGCAAAAGAATTATACGTCCTGCATACAAAAACGTACGTCCGTTACAGGATTTTATACCGATGAAAGACAGAACGTAA
- the icd gene encoding NADP-dependent isocitrate dehydrogenase, producing the protein MDNPQKITLSSFPDNPVIPFIEGDGIGKEITASVRKIIDKAVEKSYNGKRKIEWKEVLAGEKAYNKLGTWLPAETMEAFRKYRVGIKGPLTTPVGEGIRSLNVALRQELDLYVCLRPVRWFKGVATPLLHPEKVHVTIFRENTEDIYAGIEWNAGTPEVEKVLKFLKEEMGVAKIRFPETTSIGVKPVSVEGTERLVRSAIEYAIRNKLPSVTLVHKGNIMKFTEGGFKKWGYALAEREFADQVFTENIFNKIKTERGLEEAVAAYNKAMENGKVFIKDVIADAFLQNTLLKPEEYAVVATLNLNGDYISDQLAAMVGGIGIAPGANINYITGHAIFEATHGTAPDIAGKNKANPCSMLLSGVMMLEYIGWNEAGSLITKSLENLFEKGYATSDLARFMENGKALSTSEFASEVINSL; encoded by the coding sequence ATGGATAACCCACAGAAGATAACCCTTTCGTCCTTTCCCGATAATCCTGTCATTCCCTTTATCGAGGGTGACGGAATCGGAAAGGAGATCACAGCTTCCGTCAGGAAAATCATCGATAAAGCGGTTGAGAAATCCTACAACGGAAAACGGAAAATTGAATGGAAAGAAGTTCTTGCAGGTGAAAAAGCCTACAACAAGCTTGGGACCTGGCTCCCCGCGGAGACCATGGAGGCTTTTCGAAAATACCGGGTAGGAATCAAAGGGCCGCTCACTACACCCGTAGGGGAGGGGATTCGTTCCTTGAACGTTGCGTTACGACAGGAACTTGATTTATACGTCTGTCTGCGGCCAGTACGGTGGTTCAAAGGAGTAGCCACCCCCCTGCTTCATCCTGAAAAGGTTCACGTTACTATTTTCCGGGAAAACACGGAGGATATCTATGCCGGAATCGAATGGAATGCCGGAACTCCCGAGGTTGAGAAAGTCCTGAAATTTCTGAAGGAGGAGATGGGAGTTGCTAAAATCCGTTTTCCTGAAACCACCTCCATAGGTGTCAAGCCTGTATCGGTGGAAGGTACCGAGCGTTTGGTGCGTTCAGCCATTGAGTACGCTATAAGGAACAAACTGCCATCGGTTACCCTGGTTCACAAAGGGAACATCATGAAGTTTACCGAAGGAGGATTCAAAAAATGGGGATATGCACTCGCCGAAAGAGAATTTGCTGATCAGGTTTTCACGGAAAATATTTTCAATAAAATAAAAACCGAAAGAGGCTTGGAAGAAGCAGTTGCAGCATATAACAAGGCTATGGAAAACGGAAAAGTTTTCATTAAAGACGTTATTGCTGACGCATTCTTGCAAAATACATTGCTGAAACCCGAAGAATACGCTGTGGTAGCTACGCTGAACCTGAACGGAGACTATATCTCCGATCAGCTTGCCGCTATGGTTGGTGGTATAGGTATTGCTCCCGGGGCAAACATCAATTACATAACCGGGCATGCTATTTTTGAAGCTACGCACGGAACCGCACCCGATATTGCAGGTAAGAACAAGGCGAATCCTTGTTCAATGTTGCTTTCGGGTGTGATGATGCTGGAATATATTGGCTGGAATGAAGCGGGCAGCCTTATCACAAAATCTCTGGAAAACCTGTTTGAAAAAGGATACGCTACTTCCGACCTGGCCCGGTTTATGGAAAACGGAAAGGCATTATCCACTTCTGAGTTTGCGTCAGAAGTAATAAATTCACTTTAG
- a CDS encoding GH92 family glycosyl hydrolase: protein MKKILFCVTAAVLAVACTQQKQGIKTDESDYTKYVNPFIGTAFTGHTFPGATYPLGMIQAGPQTGNFSWAYCSGYFYEDSLIQGFTQNRLNGTGCVDLGDLLVQPFSGEKRDSFDSRFDKATEKASPGYYAVQLLDNEVNVEITASPHVAFHKYAFPKGKAANILADFQSGLVWQDARFHTHVLDNEVTFESDRVISGFTRRTEWVERIYYFVIEFDKPIVTKEELPKRSPLEKSSRYVLTFDMHNADTLNMKIGMSSASVEGAKANLAAEVPGWDFESVLQDAKKGWNSYLAKVKIEGSEDDKVNFYTSMYHLYIQPNNIADVDGKYTGPSRKVSQSPNGKYYSTWSQWDTFRAAFPMYTILTPELIPDFVNSMLDYSEQQGHLPIWSLWGQETYTMIGNHSVPMIVDAYLKGFTGFDAERAYNEIKKSITESKHYKSDWDIYDKFGYYPYDLIKVESVSRTLECGFDDYCMAVFAEKLGKTEDAAFFRKRADYYKNHYDKATNSMRPKDSKGKWLTPFDPYALAHADSNVGGHYTEGNALQYTWHVMQDIPGLIEWMGGKEKAGEVLDYLFNTEQESTGTLSDVTGLIGQYAHGNEPSHHVAYIYPYLDRPGETQRLVRKICTDFYKNKPDGLIGNDDCGQMSAWYMFSAMGFYPVNPVSGEFVLGAPQVTSASLDIGNGKWFTMEAKNLSKENLYVEKVELNGKPYGKRTITYKDIMDGSSLVFYMTSEVKK, encoded by the coding sequence ATGAAAAAAATTCTTTTTTGTGTGACGGCAGCCGTGTTGGCTGTTGCCTGCACACAACAAAAACAAGGTATAAAGACCGATGAATCCGATTACACCAAGTACGTGAATCCATTTATCGGGACAGCTTTTACCGGCCATACATTTCCCGGGGCAACCTATCCTCTGGGAATGATTCAGGCCGGACCGCAAACCGGCAATTTTTCGTGGGCATACTGCTCGGGATACTTCTACGAGGATTCGCTGATTCAGGGATTTACACAAAACCGATTAAACGGAACCGGATGCGTAGATCTGGGAGATTTGCTGGTACAACCGTTTTCGGGAGAGAAGCGGGATAGTTTTGACAGCCGTTTCGACAAAGCTACGGAAAAAGCTTCTCCCGGATATTATGCCGTACAACTTTTGGATAACGAAGTGAACGTAGAGATTACGGCGTCGCCACACGTTGCTTTTCACAAATATGCTTTTCCTAAAGGGAAAGCGGCCAATATCCTCGCCGATTTTCAAAGCGGACTGGTGTGGCAGGACGCTCGTTTTCACACACACGTGCTTGATAATGAAGTAACCTTCGAAAGTGACCGGGTAATTTCGGGTTTTACGAGACGGACGGAATGGGTGGAACGGATTTATTACTTTGTAATCGAATTTGACAAACCAATTGTAACCAAAGAAGAACTTCCGAAACGTAGTCCGCTTGAAAAATCGTCACGCTACGTTCTTACGTTCGACATGCACAACGCCGATACGCTAAACATGAAAATTGGGATGTCGTCTGCAAGCGTGGAAGGAGCAAAAGCCAACCTGGCAGCCGAAGTTCCAGGCTGGGATTTCGAATCGGTGCTGCAGGATGCAAAAAAGGGATGGAACAGCTACCTGGCAAAAGTAAAAATAGAGGGATCGGAAGACGATAAAGTGAACTTCTATACATCGATGTATCACCTGTATATTCAACCCAACAACATTGCCGATGTGGATGGGAAATATACGGGTCCGAGCCGTAAAGTGTCGCAATCACCCAACGGAAAATACTATTCCACGTGGTCGCAGTGGGATACTTTCCGTGCAGCCTTTCCCATGTATACCATCCTCACCCCTGAACTTATACCCGATTTTGTGAACTCAATGCTCGACTACAGCGAGCAGCAGGGGCATCTGCCTATCTGGTCGTTGTGGGGACAGGAAACTTACACCATGATCGGGAACCATTCTGTTCCGATGATCGTAGATGCTTACCTGAAAGGGTTTACGGGATTCGATGCTGAACGGGCCTATAACGAAATAAAGAAATCCATTACCGAAAGTAAACACTATAAGTCTGATTGGGATATATACGACAAATTCGGATATTATCCGTATGATCTGATCAAGGTAGAGTCGGTTTCCCGTACACTCGAATGTGGATTCGACGACTATTGCATGGCTGTTTTTGCAGAAAAACTGGGCAAAACGGAGGATGCTGCTTTTTTCAGAAAACGGGCCGATTATTACAAAAATCACTACGACAAAGCGACCAACTCCATGCGTCCGAAAGACTCAAAAGGGAAATGGCTTACGCCTTTCGATCCGTATGCACTGGCGCACGCAGATTCAAATGTCGGCGGACATTACACCGAAGGAAACGCCCTCCAATACACGTGGCATGTGATGCAAGATATTCCGGGATTAATTGAATGGATGGGCGGAAAGGAAAAGGCAGGTGAAGTGCTGGATTATCTGTTCAACACCGAGCAGGAATCGACCGGAACGCTATCAGACGTAACGGGACTTATCGGACAATATGCACACGGAAACGAGCCGAGTCACCACGTAGCCTACATTTACCCCTACCTCGACCGTCCCGGGGAAACGCAACGCCTCGTACGGAAGATCTGCACCGATTTTTACAAGAACAAACCCGATGGACTTATCGGGAACGATGATTGCGGGCAAATGTCGGCCTGGTATATGTTCTCGGCAATGGGTTTTTATCCGGTAAACCCCGTAAGCGGCGAGTTTGTGCTGGGCGCCCCACAAGTTACTTCGGCAAGCCTTGATATAGGCAACGGCAAATGGTTTACGATGGAGGCCAAAAACCTGTCGAAAGAAAACCTCTACGTCGAGAAAGTGGAACTTAACGGAAAGCCGTACGGCAAGAGAACCATTACGTATAAGGACATAATGGACGGAAGTTCATTGGTGTTTTATATGACAAGTGAAGTTAAAAAGTAA